The window GGTAGCTTAACTTCACTCATAAAAATTAAAAGCCTCTGGTCTCAATTCCTTGAACAGACTGACCTCAGATAACGCTATTGGACATCTTATCGTAAAGTGacgataatttaattaattacgaAAATTCAACGAAATTTGTATCTTGCATACTGTGCATGATATGCATGATAATGTCTATTTACATAACATAATCAAACTGTCGACAATTATCTATAGAGCAAATGTTTCTTCGTCCTTCGAAGAGTCACAGATGTACACTTCATCTCCAGAATGTTTCGTAGAATCCTGAAGTCGCAACTTCCTTTTCAGCTTGTCGACCAAGTTGTTGTGAAACTTGTGGATGGACATTCGTGACGCCGATTTTGGAGACGGGGTTACGAAACCGCAGTGAGAACTTTTCCGGGATCTTCCTGAGCTGAGAGCTTTGGAAGAGGTAGTCACTCTATACTCAATGTCACTTCCGGAACATGTGGACATTCTAGGAGTAAGAGACGCACTTCTTGTACTCTTTCTGGACATCTTCTCATCACCAGGAGGTGTTTGTGTTTGACCTGGATATATTTTGTAATCGGATTTGATAACAGGCATCATAAAGGCCATGATAAAATTAACAGACGGTTCGATATGACAGAAAGAGTAAACTATGTATCTTCAATATCGAAACTTAAACAAACCCAAAGAAACTGcgaaaaacaaatttatcttaTCGGTCTGTGgaaatatattatactatattaagaaGGAGCCTAAAACTcgagtagaaaaaaaaaatccaagcaTTAATTTCTTCCACTAACATCAATCGAAAGCTATTGACGAATAACTGAAGTAAAGTGTCTCCTTGGCTTTATATATACATGTCGAAGCACAAGACTTTTGCAATGGCACGTGACTATTTCTTGGAGACGAGCCAAATGATAGGCATCTCTCTGGAACACTTAGTGTTTCTCTTACGTCACAATCTGCCATGTGCTATTGTATCAAATATCACTAATAGAAACGAAACCTCGCGATTATAGGCTCCAAGTCTATAGCTTTTTATAACCAAGCATACTTTCTTgagttatatatttttgattcataaaaattaaaagccTCTGTAGTTTAGATtgaattgaaaattaaaacaaatctacacatgttataaaatatgagctgcttttatttacaattttaaaacaatcgTGAAAAAGTTAGTATTATAACAGAGTTGCTTAATAACAGATATGAGAAAACCTCGTTTATAATGCCctaaaaagtaataatacaaaaaatactattattttacaagaCTATTCGACCCATTTATACAAGTTACCTGTGGTAAGCACAGCACACCCCATTGTACAGcaatacaataaaatgtatatgattAAGTTTACGTTACGTTCTAAACTcgtattttttctgtaaaatctTGAATATCATAAACTAGAACTTTAGTGTAAAATTCTGGACAACAGGAATTTCAGTTTCGCGTAAAATTCTGGacattataaatatgaaacttcTCTTTAAATTCTGCACATCATAAGTTCGAACTTTcacataatttctttttatgtcaactgaaactgttgtttttttattcttttaaaaacgATTAATAAGTCGGTTCTTGACCCATTACTGCCAGAAAAATATTGTGCCCCGTACTTTGGGAGAgaaggtgtgttataagagtaacgctCAATTCCCACTACTTGAGTAGAGTAGCCCACGAATTAAATATGAGTGATATTAACTccctgtcttccctttagtctattatTCAGAAGTTAGTGAGggatagcgcaaatagctctcgagcaGTTTTGCCCGAAAATTGACAAACACCAACTCTTCAAAGTATTACTAACTCTTATTGAATATTTGCAATTTAGTATAACACATAACTATTTTACATAACATATATCatacttgtgtgttttcttataacaaagccacatcggaatgTCTGttctgtccaccgaggggaatctaacacgtgattttagcgttgtaaatccgtagacttagcgctgtaccaACAGTGGACTACAATACTTAC of the Tachypleus tridentatus isolate NWPU-2018 chromosome 13, ASM421037v1, whole genome shotgun sequence genome contains:
- the LOC143238365 gene encoding uncharacterized protein LOC143238365; this translates as MAFMMPVIKSDYKIYPGQTQTPPGDEKMSRKSTRSASLTPRMSTCSGSDIEYRVTTSSKALSSGRSRKSSHCGFVTPSPKSASRMSIHKFHNNLVDKLKRKLRLQDSTKHSGDEVYICDSSKDEETFAL